In Odontesthes bonariensis isolate fOdoBon6 chromosome 6, fOdoBon6.hap1, whole genome shotgun sequence, one genomic interval encodes:
- the LOC142382254 gene encoding membrane-associated phosphatidylinositol transfer protein 2-like isoform X6 gives MLIKEYRIPMPMSVEEYRIAQLYMIQKKSREESCGEGSGVEILENKPYTDGPGGTGQYTHKVYHIGMHIPSWFRSILPKAALRVEEESWNAYPYTRTRYTCPFVEKFSIDIETYYKPDTGNQADVFNLSVADKRQRTLDPIDIVTDPIPPHEYKAEEDPRLYKSVKTQRGPLRDDWIEEYNNNPGKTPIMCAYKLCKVEFRYWGMQSKIERFIHDVGLRKVMVRAHRQAWCWQDEWYGLTIEDIRQLELETQLALARKMAQFCQGEEATEASGGAPSPDKDQEAKEAISSIEAEEEVVSTGRETLQPRGVLTKQWSTSSRSSRSSKRGVSPSRHSISEWRMQSIARDSDDSSDEEFFDAHEDLSDGEDVFPKEIAKWNSNDLMDKIEAGDSEETTGELFKEMTVDYDRATNEDRLDEIRESLSGQADSFPIPTIMVTRHLSESSSQQCLQPCKIHVLILVLHGGNILDTGGGDQNSKQADVNTISTAFETVMRVHYPAALGRIAIRLVPCPAICAEAFSLVSNLSPYSYDESCLSSSQDHIPLAALPLLATSAPQYQEAVTTVIVRANQVYSDFIKSLDGATFSGQVCLIGDCVGGILGFDALCNSNPTVNESQNSSRRGSVISVQDQDLLSPGIIINSGQGSASPTLEGSRHLSRSNIDIPRAGAGDETKRQLQRKRSDSSTYELDTIKQHQAFLSSLHSSVLRNDAASRRSSSSTMLDGSSLGKFDFEVSDFFLFGSPLGLVLALRKTVIPMLDVAQLRPACQQVYNLFHPADPSASRLEPLLERKFHLLPPFNVPRYQRFPLGDGNSALLVETVQSNAQLLLDSGPPLSLRCQETISETCIPVPVLNWQEGSLKATPATMESDVVQSHGGVFMDSSYPSSPVTGPLSRGQRRASEVSIASQVSGMADSYTATNIANTNSNQFYQSKRFSLLSHLALSSQNKFFLKSPPKSRKKMEAGQVAGSPDADLVSEPDDEADSIESLSPTCQYENCPSAGLDCAICDLVSLDSQAEVDQVAARWWGTKRLDFALYCPDALTAFPTVALPHLFHASYWESTDVVSFLLRQVMRHENSSILELDGKEVSEFTPSKPREKWLRKRTHVKIRNVTANHRVNDAVFTEDSQKVVTGRFMYGPLDMVTLAGEKVDLHIMTQPPSGEWVYFNTEVTNSSGRVSFVVPEDKRLGIGVYPVKMVVRGDHTFADSYLTVIPRGTEFVVFSIDGSFAASVSIMGSDPKVRAGAVDVVRYWQDLGYLIIYVTGRPDMQKQRVVAWLSQHNFPHGIVSFCDGLVHDPLRHKANFLKLLTEAHMKIFAGYGSTKDISVYTSIGIPSSQIYIVGRPSKKMLHQCQFITEGYAAHLSQLEYNHRSRPAKSSSTRMVLRKGSFGLGANSDFLRKRNHLLRTISSQPAPTSPTGSIHNRPERTQSQSDSERLERERLERTHSQSQGATQRSMSITASCWGRSSSTKLEPGVFNPK, from the exons ATGCTCATCAAGGAGTACCGCATCCCCATGCCGATGAGTGTGGAGGAGTACCGCATCGCCCAGCTCTACATGATCCAG AAAAAGAGCAGAGAGGAGAGCTGCGGTGAGGGGAGTGGTGTGGAGATCCTTGAGAATAAGCCCTACACAGATGGACCCGGCGGGACGGGTCAGTACACCCACAAGGTCTACCACATCGGCATGCACATTCCCAGCTGGTTCCGATCTATTTTGCCCAAAGCAGCCCTGAGGGTTGAGGAGGAGTCCTGGAACGCTTACCCGTACACCCGCACCAG GTACACCTGTCCCTTTGTTGAGAAGTTCTCCATAGATATCGAGACCTACTACAAGCCCGACACAGGCAATCAAGCAGATGTCTTCAACTTGTCTGTCGCAGACAAGAGACAGAGGACTCTTG ACCCGATCGACATAGTGACGGATCCCATCCCCCCTCATGAGTACAAAGCAGAGGAAGACCCAAGGCTTTACAAGTCAGTCAAGACCCAGAGAGGCCCCCTGCGAGATGACTGGATAGAAGAGTACAACAATAACCCCGGGAAAACCCCGATCATGTGTGCCTACAAACTGTGTAAAGTGGAGTTCCGTTACTGGGGCATGCAGTCTAAGATAGAACGCTTCATTCATGATGTTG GACTGAGAAAGGTGATGGTGCGAGCCCACCGGCAGGCCTGGTGTTGGCAGGATGAGTGGTATGGTCTTACCATTGAGGACATCAGGCAGCTGGAGCTGGAAACCCAGCTGGCCTTGGCCAGAAAGATGGCCCAGTTTTGCCAGGGAGAGGAGGCCACTGAAGCTAGCGGAGGTGCTCCATCTCCAGACAAAGATCAGGAAGCTAAAGAAGCAATCAGCTCCATTGAAGCTGAGGAAGAGGTTGTGAGTACAGGAAGAGAGACCCTCCAGCCACGAGGTGTACTCACCAAGCAGTGGTCCACCTCCTCCCGATCCTCCCGTTCATCCAAGAGAGGAG TGAGCCCGTCACGTCACAGCATCTCAGAGTGGAGGATGCAGAGCATAGCGCGAGACTCAGACGACAGCTCGGACGAGGAGTTCTTCGACGCTCATG AGGATCTCTCAGATGGCGAGGACGTCTTCCCGAAGGAAATTGCCAAATGGAACTCCAATGATCTCATGGACAAGATTGAAGCTGGAGACTCGGAGGAAACAACTG GAGAGCTCTTTAAGGAAATGACGGTGGATTATGACAGAGCAACAAATGAGGACAGGCTAGATGAG ATCCGTGAGTCTCTTAGCGGCCAAGCCGATAGCTTTCCCATTCCTACCATCATGGTAACGAGGCACCTGTCA GAGAGTTCGTCCCAGCAGTGTTTGCAGCCTTGCAAGATTCACGTGCTGATCTTAGTCCTGCACGGAGGGAACATCTTGGATACAGGCGGAGGGGACCAGAACAGCAAGCAGGCCGATGTCAACACGATCAGTACGGCTTTTGAGACGGTAATGCGTGTTCACTACCCAGCTGCGCTGGGACGCATCGCCATCCGCTTGgtgccctgccctgccatcTGTGCCGAGGCTTTCTCTCTAGTGTCCAA cctGAGCCCTTACAGTTATGATGAAAGTTGTCTGTCAAGCAGCCAGGACCACATCCCGCTGGCAGCTCTGCCTCTCCTGGCCACCTCGGCTCCTCAGTATCAGGAGGCCGTGACCACCGTCATTGTTCGAGCCAACCAAGTGTATTCTGACTTTATAAAATCTTTGGATGGGGCCACTTTCTCTGGCCAG GTATGCCTTATTGGGGACTGTGTGGGAGGAATCTTAGGGTTTGATGCGTTGTGCAATAGCAATCCCACAGTAAACGAAAGTCAGAACAGCAGTCGCAGGGGGAGCGTCATCAGTGTGCAG GACCAGGACCTCCTCTCTCCTGGCATCATCATCAACAGCGGACAAGGATCGGCCTCTCCAACTTTGGAAGGCAGCCGCCACCTCAGTCGCAGTAACATTGATATTCCTCGTGCCGGTGCAGGTGACGAGACCAAGAGACAACTGCAACGCAAGAGAAGTGACTCTTCCACCTACGAACTggacacaataaaacaacaCCAGGCTTTCCTGTCCAG CTTGCACTCTAGCGTCTTGCGGAACGATGCAGCCTCCCGCAGGTCGAGCAGCAGCACTATGCTGGATGGAAGCTCCCTGGGGAAGTTTGACTTCGAGGTGTCTGATTTCTTCCTCTTTGGCTCTCCACTGGGTTTAGTACTGGCCCTGAGGAAGACTGTGATCCCTATGTTGGATg TGGCCCAGCTGCGGCCTGCTTGTCAGCAGGTCTATAACTTGTTCCACCCAGCTGATCCCTCTGCTTCCCGTCTGGAGCCTCTGCTGGAGCGGAAATTTCACCTCCTCCCTCCCTTCAATGTGCCCCGTTATCAACGCTTTCCCCTAGGAGACGGGAACTCTGCCCTGTTGG TGGAGACAGTCCAGAGCAACGCTCAGCTGCTACTTGATAGTGGGCCCCCCCTGTCCCTTCGCTGTCAGGAGACCATCAGTGAGACCTGCATTCCTGTGCCTGTGCTAAACTGGCAGGAGGGCTCCCTCAAAGCCACACCCGCCACTATGGAGT CGGATGTTGTTCAGTCTCATGGTGGTGTCTTCATGGACAGTTCGTACCCCTCATCCCCCGTAACGGGCCCCCTCTCCCGGGGCCAGCGGAGGGCCAGTGAGGTCAGCATTGCCAGCCAGGTCTCAGGAATGGCAGACAGTTACACTGCCACCAACATAGCCAACA CCAATTCAAACCAGTTTTACCAGTCCAAAAGATTCAGTCTTTTGTCCCATCTCGCCCTATCATCACAAAACAAATTCTTCCTGAAAAGCCCCCCTAAGTCTCGTAAGAAAATGGAGGCTGGCCAGGTTGCAGGATCTCCTGATGCAGATCTAGTGTCTGAGCCGGATGATGAGGCAGACTCTATTGAAAGTCTAAGCCCCACTTGCCAGTACGAGAACTGCCCGTCAGCGGGGCTGGACTGTGCTATATGTGATCTGGTCTCACTGGACTCCCAAGCTGAAGTTGACCAAG TTGCAGCACGTTGGTGGGGCACAAAGCGGCTGGACTTTGCCCTGTACTGCCCCGATGCTCTGACCGCTTTCCCCACAGTAGCTTTACCACACCTCTTCCACGCATCATACTGGGAATCCACTGATGTTGTGTCTTTTCTCTTGAGGCAG GTCATGAGACACGAAAATTCGAGCATTCTGGAGCTCGATGGGAAAGAAGTGTCTGAATTTACACCCTCTAAACCTCGAGAAAAGTGGCTCCGCAAGAGGACTCATGTCAAGATCAGG AACGTGACTGCCAATCACCGCGTAAACGATGCTGTGTTTACTGAAGATAGCCAGAAGGTCGTGACAGGTCGCTTCATGTATGGCCCTCTGGACATGGTCACATTAGCCGGAGAGAAG GTTGACCTCCACATCATGACCCAGCCTCCATCAGGAGAATGGGTGTATTTCAACACTGAGGTGACTAACAGCAGTGGTCGTGTTTCTTTTGTCGTCCCGGAGGACAAGCGTCTGGGCATTGGGGTCTACCCAGTTAAAATGGTTGTCAG GGGTGACCACACATTTGCAGACAGCTACTTGACTGTTATTCCACGTGGTACAGAGTTTGTAGTGTTCAGCATCGATGGTTCATTTGCTGCCAGTGTTTCAATCATGGGCAGTGATCCCAAAGTGCGGGCAGGAGCGGTCGACGTTGTCAG GTACTGGCAGGATTTAGGCTATTTGATCATCTATGTGACCGGACGTCCAGACATGCAGAAGCAGCGGGTGGTGGCTTGGTTGTCCCAGCACAACTTCCCTCATGGCATTGTCTCCTTCTGTGATGGCCTAGTCCACGACCCGCTCAGACACAAGGCTAACTTCCTCAAATTGCTGACAGAG GCTCACATGAAGATTTTTGCTGGCTACGGATCAACCAAAGACATCTCTGTCTACACCTCCATTGGCATCCCTTCTTCCCAGATATACATTGTCGGCAGACCCTCGAAGAAGATGTTACACCAGTGCCAG TTCATCACAGAGGGATATGCAGCTCATTTGTCCCAGCTGGAGTACAACCACCGTTCTCGGCCAGCCAAGTCTAGCAGCACACGCATGGTGCTACGTAAAGGCAGCTTCGGTTTGGGTGCAAACAGCGACTTCCTGAGGAAACGGAACCACCTGCTGCGCACGATCTCCTCACAGCCGGCCCCCACCTCCCCAACAGGCAGCATCCACAACAGACCTGAGCGCACACAGAGCCAATCAGACAGCGAGCGGCTGGAACGGGAGCGGCTGGAGCGCACTCACAGCCAGAGCCAGGGAGCGACCCAGCGCAGCATGAGCATCACAGCGAGCTGCTGGGGCCGCAGTAGCAGCACCAAGCTGGAACCAGGAGTTTTCAACCCAAAATGA
- the LOC142382254 gene encoding membrane-associated phosphatidylinositol transfer protein 2-like isoform X2, protein MLIKEYRIPMPMSVEEYRIAQLYMIQKKSREESCGEGSGVEILENKPYTDGPGGTGQYTHKVYHIGMHIPSWFRSILPKAALRVEEESWNAYPYTRTRYTCPFVEKFSIDIETYYKPDTGNQADVFNLSVADKRQRTLDPIDIVTDPIPPHEYKAEEDPRLYKSVKTQRGPLRDDWIEEYNNNPGKTPIMCAYKLCKVEFRYWGMQSKIERFIHDVGLRKVMVRAHRQAWCWQDEWYGLTIEDIRQLELETQLALARKMAQFCQGEEATEASGGAPSPDKDQEAKEAISSIEAEEEVVSTGRETLQPRGVLTKQWSTSSRSSRSSKRGVSPSRHSISEWRMQSIARDSDDSSDEEFFDAHEDLSDGEDVFPKEIAKWNSNDLMDKIEAGDSEETTGELFKEMTVDYDRATNEDRLDEESSSQQCLQPCKIHVLILVLHGGNILDTGGGDQNSKQADVNTISTAFETVMRVHYPAALGRIAIRLVPCPAICAEAFSLVSNLSPYSYDESCLSSSQDHIPLAALPLLATSAPQYQEAVTTVIVRANQVYSDFIKSLDGATFSGQVCLIGDCVGGILGFDALCNSNPTVNESQNSSRRGSVISVQDQDLLSPGIIINSGQGSASPTLEGSRHLSRSNIDIPRAGAGDETKRQLQRKRSDSSTYELDTIKQHQAFLSSLHSSVLRNDAASRRSSSSTMLDGSSLGKFDFEVSDFFLFGSPLGLVLALRKTVIPMLDVAQLRPACQQVYNLFHPADPSASRLEPLLERKFHLLPPFNVPRYQRFPLGDGNSALLADVVQSHGGVFMDSSYPSSPVTGPLSRGQRRASEVSIASQVSGMADSYTATNIANTNSNQFYQSKRFSLLSHLALSSQNKFFLKSPPKSRKKMEAGQVAGSPDADLVSEPDDEADSIESLSPTCQYENCPSAGLDCAICDLVSLDSQAEVDQVAARWWGTKRLDFALYCPDALTAFPTVALPHLFHASYWESTDVVSFLLRQVMRHENSSILELDGKEVSEFTPSKPREKWLRKRTHVKIRNVTANHRVNDAVFTEDSQKVVTGRFMYGPLDMVTLAGEKVDLHIMTQPPSGEWVYFNTEVTNSSGRVSFVVPEDKRLGIGVYPVKMVVRGDHTFADSYLTVIPRGTEFVVFSIDGSFAASVSIMGSDPKVRAGAVDVVRYWQDLGYLIIYVTGRPDMQKQRVVAWLSQHNFPHGIVSFCDGLVHDPLRHKANFLKLLTEAHMKIFAGYGSTKDISVYTSIGIPSSQIYIVGRPSKKMLHQCQFITEGYAAHLSQLEYNHRSRPAKSSSTRMVLRKGSFGLGANSDFLRKRNHLLRTISSQPAPTSPTGSIHNRPERTQSQSDSERLERERLERTHSQSQGATQRSMSITASCWGRSSSTKLEPGVFNPK, encoded by the exons ATGCTCATCAAGGAGTACCGCATCCCCATGCCGATGAGTGTGGAGGAGTACCGCATCGCCCAGCTCTACATGATCCAG AAAAAGAGCAGAGAGGAGAGCTGCGGTGAGGGGAGTGGTGTGGAGATCCTTGAGAATAAGCCCTACACAGATGGACCCGGCGGGACGGGTCAGTACACCCACAAGGTCTACCACATCGGCATGCACATTCCCAGCTGGTTCCGATCTATTTTGCCCAAAGCAGCCCTGAGGGTTGAGGAGGAGTCCTGGAACGCTTACCCGTACACCCGCACCAG GTACACCTGTCCCTTTGTTGAGAAGTTCTCCATAGATATCGAGACCTACTACAAGCCCGACACAGGCAATCAAGCAGATGTCTTCAACTTGTCTGTCGCAGACAAGAGACAGAGGACTCTTG ACCCGATCGACATAGTGACGGATCCCATCCCCCCTCATGAGTACAAAGCAGAGGAAGACCCAAGGCTTTACAAGTCAGTCAAGACCCAGAGAGGCCCCCTGCGAGATGACTGGATAGAAGAGTACAACAATAACCCCGGGAAAACCCCGATCATGTGTGCCTACAAACTGTGTAAAGTGGAGTTCCGTTACTGGGGCATGCAGTCTAAGATAGAACGCTTCATTCATGATGTTG GACTGAGAAAGGTGATGGTGCGAGCCCACCGGCAGGCCTGGTGTTGGCAGGATGAGTGGTATGGTCTTACCATTGAGGACATCAGGCAGCTGGAGCTGGAAACCCAGCTGGCCTTGGCCAGAAAGATGGCCCAGTTTTGCCAGGGAGAGGAGGCCACTGAAGCTAGCGGAGGTGCTCCATCTCCAGACAAAGATCAGGAAGCTAAAGAAGCAATCAGCTCCATTGAAGCTGAGGAAGAGGTTGTGAGTACAGGAAGAGAGACCCTCCAGCCACGAGGTGTACTCACCAAGCAGTGGTCCACCTCCTCCCGATCCTCCCGTTCATCCAAGAGAGGAG TGAGCCCGTCACGTCACAGCATCTCAGAGTGGAGGATGCAGAGCATAGCGCGAGACTCAGACGACAGCTCGGACGAGGAGTTCTTCGACGCTCATG AGGATCTCTCAGATGGCGAGGACGTCTTCCCGAAGGAAATTGCCAAATGGAACTCCAATGATCTCATGGACAAGATTGAAGCTGGAGACTCGGAGGAAACAACTG GAGAGCTCTTTAAGGAAATGACGGTGGATTATGACAGAGCAACAAATGAGGACAGGCTAGATGAG GAGAGTTCGTCCCAGCAGTGTTTGCAGCCTTGCAAGATTCACGTGCTGATCTTAGTCCTGCACGGAGGGAACATCTTGGATACAGGCGGAGGGGACCAGAACAGCAAGCAGGCCGATGTCAACACGATCAGTACGGCTTTTGAGACGGTAATGCGTGTTCACTACCCAGCTGCGCTGGGACGCATCGCCATCCGCTTGgtgccctgccctgccatcTGTGCCGAGGCTTTCTCTCTAGTGTCCAA cctGAGCCCTTACAGTTATGATGAAAGTTGTCTGTCAAGCAGCCAGGACCACATCCCGCTGGCAGCTCTGCCTCTCCTGGCCACCTCGGCTCCTCAGTATCAGGAGGCCGTGACCACCGTCATTGTTCGAGCCAACCAAGTGTATTCTGACTTTATAAAATCTTTGGATGGGGCCACTTTCTCTGGCCAG GTATGCCTTATTGGGGACTGTGTGGGAGGAATCTTAGGGTTTGATGCGTTGTGCAATAGCAATCCCACAGTAAACGAAAGTCAGAACAGCAGTCGCAGGGGGAGCGTCATCAGTGTGCAG GACCAGGACCTCCTCTCTCCTGGCATCATCATCAACAGCGGACAAGGATCGGCCTCTCCAACTTTGGAAGGCAGCCGCCACCTCAGTCGCAGTAACATTGATATTCCTCGTGCCGGTGCAGGTGACGAGACCAAGAGACAACTGCAACGCAAGAGAAGTGACTCTTCCACCTACGAACTggacacaataaaacaacaCCAGGCTTTCCTGTCCAG CTTGCACTCTAGCGTCTTGCGGAACGATGCAGCCTCCCGCAGGTCGAGCAGCAGCACTATGCTGGATGGAAGCTCCCTGGGGAAGTTTGACTTCGAGGTGTCTGATTTCTTCCTCTTTGGCTCTCCACTGGGTTTAGTACTGGCCCTGAGGAAGACTGTGATCCCTATGTTGGATg TGGCCCAGCTGCGGCCTGCTTGTCAGCAGGTCTATAACTTGTTCCACCCAGCTGATCCCTCTGCTTCCCGTCTGGAGCCTCTGCTGGAGCGGAAATTTCACCTCCTCCCTCCCTTCAATGTGCCCCGTTATCAACGCTTTCCCCTAGGAGACGGGAACTCTGCCCTGTTGG CGGATGTTGTTCAGTCTCATGGTGGTGTCTTCATGGACAGTTCGTACCCCTCATCCCCCGTAACGGGCCCCCTCTCCCGGGGCCAGCGGAGGGCCAGTGAGGTCAGCATTGCCAGCCAGGTCTCAGGAATGGCAGACAGTTACACTGCCACCAACATAGCCAACA CCAATTCAAACCAGTTTTACCAGTCCAAAAGATTCAGTCTTTTGTCCCATCTCGCCCTATCATCACAAAACAAATTCTTCCTGAAAAGCCCCCCTAAGTCTCGTAAGAAAATGGAGGCTGGCCAGGTTGCAGGATCTCCTGATGCAGATCTAGTGTCTGAGCCGGATGATGAGGCAGACTCTATTGAAAGTCTAAGCCCCACTTGCCAGTACGAGAACTGCCCGTCAGCGGGGCTGGACTGTGCTATATGTGATCTGGTCTCACTGGACTCCCAAGCTGAAGTTGACCAAG TTGCAGCACGTTGGTGGGGCACAAAGCGGCTGGACTTTGCCCTGTACTGCCCCGATGCTCTGACCGCTTTCCCCACAGTAGCTTTACCACACCTCTTCCACGCATCATACTGGGAATCCACTGATGTTGTGTCTTTTCTCTTGAGGCAG GTCATGAGACACGAAAATTCGAGCATTCTGGAGCTCGATGGGAAAGAAGTGTCTGAATTTACACCCTCTAAACCTCGAGAAAAGTGGCTCCGCAAGAGGACTCATGTCAAGATCAGG AACGTGACTGCCAATCACCGCGTAAACGATGCTGTGTTTACTGAAGATAGCCAGAAGGTCGTGACAGGTCGCTTCATGTATGGCCCTCTGGACATGGTCACATTAGCCGGAGAGAAG GTTGACCTCCACATCATGACCCAGCCTCCATCAGGAGAATGGGTGTATTTCAACACTGAGGTGACTAACAGCAGTGGTCGTGTTTCTTTTGTCGTCCCGGAGGACAAGCGTCTGGGCATTGGGGTCTACCCAGTTAAAATGGTTGTCAG GGGTGACCACACATTTGCAGACAGCTACTTGACTGTTATTCCACGTGGTACAGAGTTTGTAGTGTTCAGCATCGATGGTTCATTTGCTGCCAGTGTTTCAATCATGGGCAGTGATCCCAAAGTGCGGGCAGGAGCGGTCGACGTTGTCAG GTACTGGCAGGATTTAGGCTATTTGATCATCTATGTGACCGGACGTCCAGACATGCAGAAGCAGCGGGTGGTGGCTTGGTTGTCCCAGCACAACTTCCCTCATGGCATTGTCTCCTTCTGTGATGGCCTAGTCCACGACCCGCTCAGACACAAGGCTAACTTCCTCAAATTGCTGACAGAG GCTCACATGAAGATTTTTGCTGGCTACGGATCAACCAAAGACATCTCTGTCTACACCTCCATTGGCATCCCTTCTTCCCAGATATACATTGTCGGCAGACCCTCGAAGAAGATGTTACACCAGTGCCAG TTCATCACAGAGGGATATGCAGCTCATTTGTCCCAGCTGGAGTACAACCACCGTTCTCGGCCAGCCAAGTCTAGCAGCACACGCATGGTGCTACGTAAAGGCAGCTTCGGTTTGGGTGCAAACAGCGACTTCCTGAGGAAACGGAACCACCTGCTGCGCACGATCTCCTCACAGCCGGCCCCCACCTCCCCAACAGGCAGCATCCACAACAGACCTGAGCGCACACAGAGCCAATCAGACAGCGAGCGGCTGGAACGGGAGCGGCTGGAGCGCACTCACAGCCAGAGCCAGGGAGCGACCCAGCGCAGCATGAGCATCACAGCGAGCTGCTGGGGCCGCAGTAGCAGCACCAAGCTGGAACCAGGAGTTTTCAACCCAAAATGA